In Homo sapiens chromosome 11, GRCh38.p14 Primary Assembly, one DNA window encodes the following:
- the RHOD gene encoding rho-related GTP-binding protein RhoD isoform 1 (isoform 1 is encoded by transcript variant 1), whose product MTAAQAAGEEAPPGVRSVKVVLVGDGGCGKTSLLMVFADGAFPESYTPTVFERYMVNLQVKGKPVHLHIWDTAGQDDYDRLRPLFYPDASVLLLCFDVTSPNSFDNIFNRWYPEVNHFCKKVPIIVVGCKTDLRKDKSLVNKLRRNGLEPVTYHRGQEMARSVGAVAYLECSARLHDNVHAVFQEAAEVALSSRGRNFWRRITQGFCVVT is encoded by the exons ATGACGGCGGCCCAGGCCGCGGGTGAGGAGGCGCCACCAGGCGTGCGGTCCGTCAAGGTGGTCCTGGTGGGCGACGGCGGCTGCGGGAAGACGTCGCTGCTGATGGTCTTCGCCGATGGGGCCTTCCCCGAG AGCTACACCCCCACGGTGTTTGAGCGGTACATGGTCAACCTGCAAGTGAAAGGCAAACCTGTGCACCTCCACATCTGGGACACAGCAG GGCAAGATGACTATGACCGCCTGCGGCCCCTGTTCTACCCTGACGCCAGCGTCCTGCTGCTTTGCTTCGATGTCACCAGCCCGAACAGCTTTGACAACATCTTTAACCGG TGGTACCCAGAAGTGAATCATTTCTGCAAGAAGGTACCCATCATCGTCGTGGGCTGCAAGACTGACCTGCGCAAGGACAAATCACTGGTGAACAAGCTCCGAAGAAACGGATTGGAGCCTGTGACCTACCACAGG GGCCAGGAGATGGCGAGGTCCGTGGGCGCGGTGGCCTACCTCGAGTGCTCGGCTCGGCTCCATGACAACGTCCACGCCGTCTTCCAGGAGGCCGCCGAGGTGGCCCTCAGCAGCCGCGGTCGCAACTTCTGGCGGCGGATTACCCAGGGCTTTTGCGTGGTGACCTGA
- the RHOD gene encoding rho-related GTP-binding protein RhoD isoform 2 (isoform 2 is encoded by transcript variant 2), with protein MTAAQAAGEEAPPGVRSVKVVLVGDGGCGKTSLLMVFADGAFPEWYPEVNHFCKKVPIIVVGCKTDLRKDKSLVNKLRRNGLEPVTYHRGQEMARSVGAVAYLECSARLHDNVHAVFQEAAEVALSSRGRNFWRRITQGFCVVT; from the exons ATGACGGCGGCCCAGGCCGCGGGTGAGGAGGCGCCACCAGGCGTGCGGTCCGTCAAGGTGGTCCTGGTGGGCGACGGCGGCTGCGGGAAGACGTCGCTGCTGATGGTCTTCGCCGATGGGGCCTTCCCCGAG TGGTACCCAGAAGTGAATCATTTCTGCAAGAAGGTACCCATCATCGTCGTGGGCTGCAAGACTGACCTGCGCAAGGACAAATCACTGGTGAACAAGCTCCGAAGAAACGGATTGGAGCCTGTGACCTACCACAGG GGCCAGGAGATGGCGAGGTCCGTGGGCGCGGTGGCCTACCTCGAGTGCTCGGCTCGGCTCCATGACAACGTCCACGCCGTCTTCCAGGAGGCCGCCGAGGTGGCCCTCAGCAGCCGCGGTCGCAACTTCTGGCGGCGGATTACCCAGGGCTTTTGCGTGGTGACCTGA